One Citrus sinensis cultivar Valencia sweet orange chromosome 5, DVS_A1.0, whole genome shotgun sequence genomic window, ATTAGTGAAAGAATTTTATACCAATTTGGTAAGCCCTGGTCAGCACAATATTTGGGTAAGAAACTCGCTTGTTCCATTAGATTCTTGAGTTATAAATGCTTTCTATAATTTGCCTACCGAAATTAATTGCGAGTATGCCAAGTTACTTGACAAATTAACCCCACAAAGATGgaacaaaattttcacaacactTATAGTAGAGGGTGCATCTTGGGCTAATGAGGAAGGGCGTGTAATTAAtagaatatatttaaaaccCATTGCTAAGATGTgagtgaaatttctaaaatccATACTTATGCCAACCACCCACACCACTACTATTTCACAAGAAAGGTTGGTACTATTGTATGTTATTGTTAGAGGGTTTCACATAGATATGGGAAGCATTATCAAAAATGAAATGCGGAACTGTGCCATGAAAAACCACAAAGCAGCTGCCTTGCTATTTCCTTCACTCATCACCAGCATATGTGTGGTATCGGGAGTTCGTCTTGATGCAAAATATGAGTATGTCAAGAATGATGGTGCCTTACTGCATGCACTATCAAGAGAATTGCTGGTGAAGTTGCTGGAGCCCCATCTGAACCAGCTACAGTAACAAGGGCAAGACGAGTTATTGGGCTAAAATAGAGAATCCAAGCACAAAGCACCAGCATTAATCAATGTGCTGAAGCTCAGCAGATGGAAAACAATCAGTTTTAGAGCTATTTGCAGCACTTTGACAACTCGAGGAACCCCCAGTTAGGACCTCTTCAAAATCCAGAAAAACACATCATACAAAAAGAGGAAGATGAACCTGCATAGGAGCCTCTCATTCCAGTCCTTTTTAGAAAGGGCAAAGAAAAAGTAATCACCCCTCCTACCTCTAACGATGAAGTCGAGCAAATTGATGCAGAGCTAAAAGCTGCAGCAGCCAGAGTCACTCGTACATCCACAGAGACAAAGCAGCTACTTGATATCATTGCCGCCATCACAGCTGAGGGACATACCTCCACAACAAACTCCCAGTAAACCTATTCGTGCTAGTCCTAAAGGACCCAGCAAAAGAAAGGGGGGCACTTCTGGAGGTGTTGCTACAGCAGCCTCCCTAGAACAAAAAAAGACCAGATCTGTTTCCACCAAGAAGACTGCCCCAACTACAACTCCTCCCACTACCCCGTTatcgaaaaagaagaaagcgTTGCCACCTACCTCACCGCAAGAATCCCTTAAAGAACGGCTGAGGAGCGCATCCAAGAAGTGCTGAAGTCACTAGACCTTGCTGCAGTAATTCCCCAACAATGAGGGAGTACCCCATACCTgctagtttcttttaatttctatttttttcctctcttctGAAAAACTTTGCTTGCATCTAGTTTTAAATTTCTGATTCATTTTACATGTCCTTTTGCGTGTATGCATGTTCAATTTATGGGTTGCTATCTTGTGTGTTTTTGAGGGCACAACACCTTCAAGTTTGGGGGGTTGTGTTTCCGAGTGCATGTGTTTATACTTGTGTTATGGGTTGTGTGAAGCTGtgttatctaatatttgtatatgaattgaaaacctaatgaggataaattgagtgttattcAGTGTTTATGAGAATGTCAAGTAGAGATAGTTATAAATGGATGGTGAAATTCTATCTTGACACTTAAACTTTGGTTGAGTTTTATGAGAGTGCTACAGCAAAGCCAAGAAAACTAAAAGGAGTAGAAAATgtctcaagtttgggggaaAAATCTAGTTGAAATGTGCtcattatgaaataaatttggcTCCAATGGCTCaagttgctgagtaaccagGGCTGAGTATGTACCCCATATGCAGACTTGAGTCCAGAGGCAACAAGAGTTATGAGTAGTGTTGTAGCATCtatgttatgaaaaaaaataataataagaggaAGTTCTCTGCCTAGGATATTGAATAGCcaggtctgttcatgagccccaTGTTCAGCCTTAAGTTAAAAGATATCTTTAGATAAGACTATGCTATGAATACTACCACAACAACTATGATCTGCgcattaattaagtaattaagtgTCATCATTGAAAGTGATcgacattcacatgaaaaataaatattacagtGAAGAGGGTTAGATgttactataaaaaaaatttatagcaCAGTTTGAGTATATCTGTGATTTCTGCTCCCCTTtatatgaatatatttgtGTTCTACCTCTAAATTATATACAATATCTTTGTAATGTTGTAGCACCTCTGGAACTTGATCAAAGTGGCACGCACGCACTTTGGACATAAGGAAGCTTAAGTCTAGAACTGAACTGCTATGGCTAATTTGCATGATTAAGATTGTGATCTAAGGGTGGAAGGGTGGAAGAATCCTTGCAAATTTGATGACAGAGCTAAGTTATTTGTTACATGATTGTGTGATTGAAGAATGAGTGTtcttgtcattacttgaggacaagtaatggtttaagtttgggggtgtgataactctatgaaattagAGTTATCATGGTACTTTTAGatcttaaatcaataataattagagAGCAAATGGTGTgttttcattgcatttttgttacattttgcatgaatattcattttagtatagttttaataagttttgcttgatttaaagtaattcATGCTCAAATagtatgcataattgtaggtttccagAAGCTTGTAATTTATAGAAGAAATGCTGATGCAATAGGCTGGCAAGAAGGAGGAAGAatatggccacaaaagaattaaaacaaaatttggaGTAGTGGTGTTGTACCCGTTATTGGAGCAATATTgatgtagcaatcctggaacaacgaTAGAGGAAACTTAGCTCGGGATATCTGCAAAATTacgatctgcagtttcctaatctgactcATGAGCGTCCTAAGCTTTGGTTTACCCTAGTTTTCAGTTATAAAAAGGGGTGCGCATCACATAAAATAGCCGTAAGGAATAACATTGGAAAAAATcgagaggaaaagaagaaaataatcaaaattcaagAGAACCAAGTCTGCATCAGTAAAGAATCCAGCAGAGTTATTTCGATTCAATTTTCATCGTTCTCTACTTTTTTTTGCTTTACTCTTCAATTAAATCGATGTATTTCATGAccaatattttgttgtttgtttgtctttttcaaagtatgaactaaatttgattgtacttgagtgacaaataatctaAATGGGTttttgactgttcttatgagttgctATACGATTGTTGTGacattttactctagtagctattattataatagttatttcggttgaccattcatttaatggttcaagttaagatagagccgcAAAAGGGCTTGTCTTagtggatattattagagtaatacttgatcttaaattaagttttctggattaagtttttcttgaatcccataagggctatacttaaatttaaaatttatgaagacTTAGACATAGgcattcaccttgtagggtagagagtAGATATTCATAATGTCATGCCTTAGGTAGAATAGCAATTGGTCATTTAGGATACTTAAGGGTATGAGAAGTCCAACACGTGACAGCTAATGATGCAAAAtgattctgcccagtgctgtagcaactGGTCttaatttgatgaaaagcaGTCAACCCAtgaagagagtttgatcattcggctaattcattctcatttgattcttttatgCAATTTATCTAATCTATTTCATTACtgcaattatttattttattttcttgcaatTGTTAATTTCGATAATAATCAACGTTAACTAAGTTCATCTTGAAATAAAGGTAGActgcactattgtgattgttgtagcatttctagtaacatcagtccatgtggagacgatctagaatattcatcactttattacttgttgtgtacacttgcacattggcatcaatagcaattgagtaaaaattaatcatcaaCTGTATCAAATGAAAACACATTTGTGAGTATGAAAATCAAGTTTATGCCAATTGTATGGTCTGAGTAAAGGGAAACAAGAGCAACCAAAGActttaagaaatttataatCAGTATTTTGGTTATGTAATTTCTGGAAAGGAGATAGGTTGCTTAGAACTGGCGTTGGCATTCTATTGATTAAGTAAGAGGTTGTATGGAATGCTTCCCACAAAAAAGAGAGAGGCAAATAAAACTGAGCAAGAAGAGTAAGGCCAGTTTCAACAATGTGCTTATGCTTTCTTTCAACAACACCATTTTGATGGTGAGTATGTGGACAACTAAATCTAAGTTGAACCCCTTATTGTTGAAGAAATGACTTGAAACTTAGAAATTCACCTCCCATGTCTGATTGTAAAGCTTTAATAGGTAAAGAGAATTGTTTTTCAACCAGAACTTTGAAACGTTTAAAGGTATCAAATGCTTCTGATTTAAAAGTAAGAGAAGATATCCAACTGTATCTtgtaaaatcatcaataaatgaaaTGTAATATTTGTAACCATCCAAAGAATATTCAGGGGTTGGTCCTCATAGATCAGTGTGTATAAGTTCAAGTGGAGACTTAGATTTGATTTCTAtaagaggaaaatgaaattgatGCATCATTCCATACTTGCAAGCATCACAAAAAACAGGAGATTGATTTGAAACTTAATGCAAAGAAAGCtttcttattattgtttgcAAAACATGCTTATTTGGATGTCCAAACCTTTAATGCAACAAATTTGTTGAAGTAAGAAAGCTTACAAGACTGGAAGAACTTGACTCTTTACAATTGGAATTAAGAAAAACTGAACTATCAAACATGAGACCACTTGATTTTTGCAAAGagtttaaaatatctttattttaaaacactGACAACATTGAGCTAGGCTTttgttggttatttttataagcaaTTACTaccaatgccaatgtgcaagtatacacaacaagtaataaagtgatgaatattcaagatcgtctccacagagattgatgttactcgaaatgctatagcaatcacaatagtgcaaatcAACTTAAGGCTAAGGTTAACAATTGTAAATTAAGTTCTATCGTAATTGATGATTGTaagagaattaaataaaacaataccgTAATAAAATACTAGATaaaatgtgtctaagattcaattgagattatggtagttgaatgatcaaactctccttatGAGCTGACTGTTTTTCATCAAGttagcaccagttgttacGGCAAGTGTTGCAGCACTGGgcaaaattaatttgcatCCTCAGTTATCGCATATTGGAAGTCTCATACCcttaaatctattaacaatgacAAGTTGCTAATCTACTTATGGCATGGCATTATGATCTTTAGtctctccaccctacaaggtgaacacctatgtctagtgtgtcacaaatcttaacttcaagtattgcccGTATGGGATTCAAGGTAACTTAATCCAAGAAACTTAActtaagatcaagtaatactctaactatatccgctaagacatgcccttttgctgctctatcttaactgaaactattaaatgggtggtcaacagaaataacagttatattcataaaagctAATAGAGTAAAATGTTACAGCAATGACATAACAACATATAAGAACAGTCGAGAACCCATTggattgtttgtcactcaactacaaacaaatctagttcatattctgaataagaaaaataaacataaatataggGATCACGGGAtatatcaaaacaattaaacgaataagataattataagttgagcacggtgaaagacaaatccaaataattcTGCACGATTCTTCAATGTTGCCGAAACAGCACTCTCCAATTCTGAtattcttctctttcctttgTAATTATTCTAATGATAATTCCCTTGCCGCCTTTCTATGTAGTGCATGCGTCcattttatattgcaaattagggtaaacaaaaGCTCATAAGTGTGCATgcgttaaattaggaaacatgcagatTGTAATTCTGTGGCTGACCAGCGCCTAAGTTTTCTCCCACATTACTCCcagattgctacagcactgggtGCTCCAACATCCGCAACCACACTGCACTATTCCCGATTGTGTTTTACTTCTTTTGCggccatcttctttcctctTCTTGCTCATCTAATGTCTCAACATCCCCTCATGAATTAATACTGTCTGAAACCCAACAATTATGCAcctgtttttagcacaaattactttgatttaaacaaaacttattaagactcaactaaaatgaatgtttatgcaaaatataaccaaaatgtaataacACGCTTTATTTGATCTCTAAGTGACCTTAATTTAAGTCTATAAaggatgtaataactctcatttcctagagttatcagcTTTGAACTTTGATTTTCAGAAAGAATGAGATAATTAGAATCATCTTGAGACAATAGTTTGTAAAGGCCATCTTTAGCAATCGCTTGTGCTAGCAAAATTCCCTCCATTTTGTACTTGACAAAACACATATTAGAAGAAAATTCAATGAAGACATTGTTATCAGAAAGAAGTTTGGAAATACAAACAAGGTTCTTTGTGATTTTAGGTACACACGACATTATTTAGGCTTAAAGTATTTCCTAATGATGTGCAAAAGCACATGCAACTAGTGTGTACAATATCAAGACCTTGACCATTACCAACTAGTAGTAGTTGAGAGCCAATGTAGGATTTACCTTCATCCAGATTCTAAACATTGTTTGTAAGGTGGTGAGTTGCTCCACTATTTAAATACCAACCCTGATCTGCTACTCCCTCTGAGGTAGCCATGTAAGCAGCCTTAGGAGCTTGATTCTAAtgaggaaaattattattcactGGGAAGTTTGGAACAAATTTCTTGTTGAACCTATCCCTACACTCAGCTGCAGAATGATTGTGCTTAAAGCAAATTTGACAGATGATAAATCCTCTGCCATTTCCTCTTCCAAATCCAAAAAAGCCACCAGGAAAACcaacattattattgttaaagtCACCATTATAGCCATTGTTGAAGTTACCAAAATAGCCACCTCTGCCTTGATTATTATTCCATCATCTTCTAGAATTTTGTCCCATGTATCCACCTCTGCCTCCTCTGTTCCCATTCCAGTTACCATTTCCATTCTTATTTGCATAATTTCCATTCCAGTTTGCATTATTTCCTTACTTCTTTTGAACATTTCCAGTTTGAGCTATATTAGCTGCATAGTTGAACTTTGCCTCTTTATTAGCATTAGATTGAGCATTCTCTAATCTATCTTCATGAGTCAACAACATAGAGTATGCTTCATTAACACTCATCTTAAGAATATTGGCTTCAATATACACCACAACAGGATAATATTGTTGACCTAATCCAGAGATTAAGTGTGTGATAAAATCTAATGAGCTGACTGGACTTCCAACAACTCATTCATCagtcacaaatcttaatttgCTAAAATATTCAATCATAGATATAGAACCTTTCTTGAGATTATTCGGCATCATTTTTAGATGAACCTTTTTAGCAGCAGATTCTGAGCCAAATTGTTGTTCTAAGCTAGTCCAAAGTTCGTGAGAAGTTTTAGAGGTTACCACAGGGCTAAGGATCTCAACACTGATGCAGGATAAGAGCCAACTCATAAGTATTTGATCTTGCTTCTTCCATGCAGCATAGGCAGGATTTTCTTGTGCAACAGTATCAGGATTTGTTGAATCAATGGCAAGAAATTGATTAGGACAAGGTCGTCAACCATCAAGAAGATTCTCCAGCTCATTACTCGTACTCATGAAGACAAAATTTGTGATTTCCATATCGTGTAGTTGGATCTATCAAGTTTGATCGGAGTTGTGAACGTgaaagatgaaaatgaagatgaaacaTTTGTACTTAAGCTTGATGAAGCCACGAGAATGAGTGATCtcaggctctgataccaaaacAAAGTTTAATTTGTAGAACAAAGTTGTTGGGCTATTGAGAAAGTTGAAAGAAAGTGTTGActtgaaagagaaaattttactGAGCTTAACGTATATTCATTCTGATGAAAACTGATTTACAAACCTATTTATACATCTATCTGGAACTTTCTACTCACGCACATAGCATGTGCTTTAATCAAGCTCAAGTAAACAAACTAACTAACAGAATGAAAATACAGCTCTGCTTAATTCTAACTAACTTGCTAACTCAGCAGCCACATCATCAAAGTTTGTTATTCTGAACTAACGTAGAGCTGATGTTAATGCTGAGCTATTGCTGACTTGAGCTGACGTTGAGCtgacttttaatttatccttaACAGTTAGAACTCAAAACCTGTTATATCAACTTTAGAACAATAAACTTAGGTATCTAAGTCTATAACATGATTTATCTAATTCAAGCCCAAAGTTACTTTacttttttggaaaaaaaatagttattttttaatagttaataacagaataaatttttaattttgtcagTAACCTTCTAGATTGGACCTTAGTCATAATCtggttcatttaaaataaaaaattaatgtatttagaaaataaaaataaaaataattcttttgcAAGTAACATCATATATGAGAAATTATCCAATTCAAGATCTTGGACTCTCTTAAAGTTCAAAAAAGTTGTTAcatcatatgatatatatgtGTGGCGTAACAGCTTTCTCAAACTTTAAGAAAGTTCAAAATCTTAGACTAGATGAGCACTCCATCATACATGCTCCAAAAAGTTCCCatcaacaaatatttttgtttcaagtctGTATCATaagcattttatttaatcaatgcaaaataatataacatctaatattttttagtttttagttcATGCTTATAATAATGTTCGCATTTAATAGGTGAAAGAAATATATTAGTTTTTAAGTGctaatttttaactcttatattctaaatcataatgtatataaaaaaaatctctgcagagaaattaatctttttttaaaaaaaaaataaatgcaatggGTATCATTCATGTACATTGAATTTCCGCAGGAATGACGCGAATATTGTTCGAACGCTACTCCAATGAATTTTACtactaaaatactaaattatcTGCATGATTAGAATGATTATATGCTCATTTAATGGCTAGTTTCATCATTATAACAACCCAAACACTCCAGCATTCCTATGCATTTTAACTCAAGGCACGCTCACAAAAGCATGATTATTGATTCACACAAGcatctttaataattaacacaGTTAATGCTAAGAAATGAATCTGGCTACCGTATATCCTGCAACGACATGGATAAAGGACTGTTCCACCATTCACCCTGAAATCATCAAGTGAAAGAAACAAGATCATGAGCGTTGTTTTAAAATCTGAAAGCCGATTCgaagtagtaataataataataattaatagaccTTACCATTGGCTATCACATTACTGCCCAGTGCATCTTCCCCCTCATTCCCTGCATACGTTAAACCAGGCTGAGGACCAACCACACGGCCACACCAGTATGTCTCGAGAATCTTTACTGACATCTCATGGATATCGTTGTTGTCATGACTTTGTagattttctatcttttctAATCCCTCAGCCTCTTCAACCAACTGGGCATACTGATTAACATCCCCAATGTTGTCCGTATTCTTTTCAGCTTCCCCGACCTTCAAAATGTTCTCTAATCCTATAAGGCAAACAGTGACGATCTGTGGATCAGGGCATGGAAGGAGATCACACAATGGTTTTACACACCCCTCTCTCACAAGGTGCTTGATTTGCTCGTGAGTACCACCCGAGGTGGCATTTGAAATTACCCAAGCGGCCTCCTTCTTTGTACCAAATTCAGCATCTTGAAGCAGATTGACAATGGGACCAATTAAGCCAGCATCAATTACCGCCTGAATCTGTTCCCTGTTTCCAGCtgtaatatttgaaataatcCAGCATACTTCCTTCTTGATGCTTTTGTTATGATTATGGATCAACAGGCCCAAAAGGTACCGCAGTGCACCACAGTTAATTATACACTGAGTCTGGAAATCATCCCCCGTCACAATATTTCCAATAGTCCGCAGGGCAGCAGTGAGCACTAAGCGTGATCGATGACCAAGGAGCTTAACAAGTCGTGGACAGACACCTGCCTCGATCACAGCTTGAATTTTGTCATTCGTACCATCAGCAAGATACGCGAGTGCCCGGCAGGCATCAGTCAAGACCTTTTCGTCGTTTGAACGAATAAGCTGTGCAAGCACCCGAAGAGCTGGCCTTATTTGATTAAATGGTGGCTGTGGCTTGCCCCTGCAGAAATTAGACAATGTCCATGTGGCAGTTCTTAGCATTGAAAGCTTAGCATGCTCATTTAACTCTGCCAGCAATGGAATCAAAGCCCCTTGACTAAGCACAAAATCACGGCATCTAGACGAGTCACCAGCAACATTTCCCAATGCCCAAACAGCCTGCTCGCGGACATCATCACTTGGAGAAGCAAGTAGCTTCACAAATATTGGAACAGCACCGTGGTCGATCGCCACCTTCGTATTCTCCGAAGTTCCAGAAGCAATGTTTGTAAGAGCCCTAGCAGCCTCAAACTGCAGTTGCGGATAGTCTTCCCTCATAAGAAACTCAACAAAGCGCGGGACAACGCCAGATTGTATGACTTTCTCAATTGGTGAATTCCTATCAAATGAAAGCATTTTTCGGAACAGAGTAGTTGCTTCCAGCTGCACCTTGTTGTCATCTGACCAAACCCCAGCAACCATCGTGGGCAAAATTTCGAACTTAGATTGGAGATTTAGACTTAGCGCAGGAGCAGAAATTTGAAATTGCTGGGACTGAAGAAATTCACCTAGCTTCTTGAGATATAGGTATTTTATGGTTGTATTCAAGTCGTGCACCCAAATCCAATGTTTTTCGTACCAACTGCTCAACTGCACTTTGTGTAACATGGGTGTGCTCAATTCTTCTCCTGAGAAAATCTTCATACTGGGGCAATCATCCACCAGTAATCTTTCCAAAGATGGGAATTTGAAGGCACAATTGCTAGAGCAGAAGCTTGTCagattttgcattttttaaaagcttCAACTCCCTCAATTCACTGAAAGCAACAACCTCATCTTTTGCGGCATCTTCTGCCAGTACAATTTCTGCTATCGTAACGCATGATTCTATTGTCATTTCTCTGAGTCTCACCAGAGTCTTAGCTATTGAGGATGTTAATAGGTTTTTCAATCCATTGCAATACGATATCTCCAAAGTTGCAAGATTCTGAAAGGAAGTCGAGGATGGCACTAGATTGATCAAATGGTGACACGACTTTACACGTAGAATAAGCAAGTTGTTCAAAATGGAGGACTCTTGTTTCCAAATGTGCTTCAGATCACAACACTTGTTTGCTTCTCTTATGATTACCTCTATCCCATTTTCAACCTCTTCTTTTGACAACCAAGCGTCAGATCCTTCTATTTGGAGGACTCTCATGGTGTGAAGTCTTTGGAGGAAATCATCAAGTGATAAAATAGTAGTTGACTCATCAACAAACTCCACATCCAGACATTTAAGTTTGCAAAGTAAGTCTTCTGAAAATACACTTTTGTTTGTTACTATATGCTTTGCATCAACTATCAATTCTTCTAAATTGGAGAAAACCTGGGCAATCAATCCGTACcgaggaaaaaaagaagaagaagatggatCAGTTCagaaaattaatacaatacactTTGAAggaaatttaacaaaatagaaGGGAATTATAGGTTGCAACTAGCTTATGCAatatatttattcaataaattttaccttttacaaattaataataataatacaccTAACATGcagaataattaaaatcatgaatgAATGTTGTATACTAATCTGAGAGTTACGTTGCTGAGAAATTGACTTTTAGGAAGAAACCATGTGATGAAGACAATGGGCAATTTAACTCTTCAGCtatataacataaattttcacCGTACGTGCataagaattgaaaaattgattataagATTCTTGTACGTACCTTTTTTGTCAAGATATTAGTACATCTCACCATGAATTCAGGACATCTAGATATCCGTAATTCTTTCAAGGATGGAAATTCAAGAATATCTAAATCTCCTGTGCAGAAGCTTGTGAGCTTTTCAAGATCATACATCTTCAGATATTGTAACTGAGGAAATATTACAGTATTGTTCTTcctttcttcttggttgtccATGACTATTAACTCTTCCAAGACGCGACATTTTTCTATCTCAATGCGCTGGAGTCGAACAAAGCTGCTAACTATAGAAGGTGAAAATAGACATCTTAAAATTACACAGTTGTATAGGGTCAAGTGCATTAAATTCTGAATACCACAAGACATGCCTGCAACTTGGTTTTGCCAAATCCTTTCAACATTTATTGAATGCAACTCCAAGTTCTCCAAATTTGGTAATGTAACCTACTcgatcaaaaaaattaactcgTTAATTACAAGTAACAATCATTTCTGTTGATAtacaaatcaataaaattactctTTCTCTTGTCAAAGTTCTTTTCAGTCTTTCGTACAAACAACCGTTAATCAAGTTTTCCAAATTATTCCTCACTAAATCGACATATGTATTCTAAAGacatatatattaaagaaaatgacaagTCATAGTATGAATGAATTTACTGGccaaagtttttttatttaattacaacaTGTTTAGTATTTCGTaacatgatgatgatgttgttgttattattattaattcactTGTTGCGTCAAGTACCTTTACTTTTCTTTGAGAATGTATTTGTTACACCCTACAACACTTTGAAGAAAACTTTTGAATAATtgtgaaatataattattaatcactCTTGTCATATTTGCTGACAAACAGGAATATACCAAACAAAAAAGTTATAGAGAATTATTAAAACCATTGGATTATTAATAACTGACCTTCTCAATGAAAAGTGTATTAGAACTATTGACATTGTCCTCCAAGGTGATTTCATGGGACCGCATATCATTTGCTGATTCTTCTTGTCTCTGTTGACATTGAAGGTGTCTCAATTTTAGGCATAAACTTAATTGTGAGCACAATCTTAAAGGATAGACAGAAGATCTTTAAAACTTAGCTCAATTAGTTTAGCATTAGattcaaatttgatattttggatttcataattcagattttttaataaaactttaatagagttaatttcaaaataaaaattaaatatgaaaaattaaacctCTAACTATGgatttaaattagataaataataaatattctcttaataattttttcaaggCAAGGGAATGGGCAAAgcctaaatttatttatttttaagtactCTGTTTCTTTCCTTAAGATTCAGATTGAGGTGGTTACGCAAACACAGCTATTTGAAAACTACTTGGCCATGCTCTTTAATATGACATTGTAAGAGTGCTGAGAATATATTAGACCATtaatttcactttttcttaatattaattttagatatagatatatttttattgagagaaaagagaagaaggatATTATAAAGCATGAAGCTCATGCAGTACAAGGGccattatgttatttttaggGAGGTAGATTC contains:
- the LOC127898685 gene encoding importin subunit alpha-2-like; this encodes MQNLTSFCSSNCAFKFPSLERLLVDDCPSMKIFSGEELSTPMLHKVQLSSWYEKHWIWVHDLNTTIKYLYLKKLGEFLQSQQFQISAPALSLNLQSKFEILPTMVAGVWSDDNKVQLEATTLFRKMLSFDRNSPIEKVIQSGVVPRFVEFLMREDYPQLQFEAARALTNIASGTSENTKVAIDHGAVPIFVKLLASPSDDVREQAVWALGNVAGDSSRCRDFVLSQGALIPLLAELNEHAKLSMLRTATWTLSNFCRGKPQPPFNQIRPALRVLAQLIRSNDEKVLTDACRALAYLADGTNDKIQAVIEAGVCPRLVKLLGHRSRLVLTAALRTIGNIVTGDDFQTQCIINCGALRYLLGLLIHNHNKSIKKEVCWIISNITAGNREQIQAVIDAGLIGPIVNLLQDAEFGTKKEAAWVISNATSGGTHEQIKHLVREGCVKPLCDLLPCPDPQIVTVCLIGLENILKVGEAEKNTDNIGDVNQYAQLVEEAEGLEKIENLQSHDNNDIHEMSVKILETYWCGRVVGPQPGLTYAGNEGEDALGSNVIANG